atctgcccattttgaaatttctgttctattttctatggtttgttcccatagagccagtgtggtttctggcagttttgtggagcacaaatatgttagaattgcatcccagtttgatatgtcaatcttgtgacattgaagcgctgagatacaattgtttatttcacgttgcagttttttaatggagctaccgcattcgctctcaactgcttttaaactgaaaagaatttttaattgggcattgaccaagatacgtttgttttcgtatcggtcacataaatttttccacgctgtatcgaaaccgtctgttgttaaggaacaccgttccactatctctttggcctccccttgagttttttgcctcaaatagtatagtttttgcactgcatggagtttactattattaatatatatggcagtgaacatgtccctaaaggacggccatgaaatatagtcacctttgaaaatatccgtatcacatgctggcaggcgcacatgatattccatattatctgagacatctactttcttatctttcttttcaaaattttccaaaagctcagctattgccgcctgacactttaggaagctgaaatagcacatcTTATGCTTCTTCTTTatagccgataagtcctttgaatcaagctctgatgaacctaagagcttttcgtatgtcaccttcgtagcttcccacagagtttttaactcatccctttggtatattagggagtgtttactgtgttgtgaaggtgacatgtcgttgaagtcattttcatactccgtcactgcatctgcttggcgtgtataggtatccattatatgaaaatttattgaaatattaattgattAATTGCCTTTTCAGAGAGTATTGAGTGAAAATGAACTGAAACGAAGGACTGTGTTTGAGAGAGATCTCTCGaggaagtggcctcgaagcttgcgagaaagctaggaattaatttaaagaatgtgcaattttcgtggtggcaacggcgcgcacccacgtaattattcaaagaatgctctaatgcagatgtgccaatgacttgtgtaagccaataagtaatggctagtgaagaaagtggtgttagtgaaaaaataaagaaatgtatgaacgttcgttatggactttttggtaatttaaccaagggctgtgatcttttgtatcacaaaaaattagatcagtcaaaaactgatttgtgtattgccgcaagtgaaaaataaaaataattcaatttttaaaaaattgaacaggaaataagccttttggccacccaaacaacaacaacaatatatgtgtatgtaatcaagtgcactttgtactatagcaccaaactaaattgcaaacgtattgcccgtgtaaataagtgcaagtgatttgtatgtgagaaaaaattttatttgattaaatgtgcgcctaaataaatttacaggtttctgaataagtaaCCTTAACAACTCGAATTTTTGGGCagtggattaaatgaattttttcagataaatcctgcagagatgaaaatagaaaagtgacgcaaaattgaggttatgttaaccttttagagcagtgttgtgctacctcgagctgtgtccggaaaatcttaccgctggtgggggattgttccggatagtcacaaggcgtgttgcacaaactttaaataactgcgttaagcgcctttttcTATTTTGCACAAAGTAACTTCTCacttcacgaaaaaaaaaaaaaaaaaaaaaaaatcacttgcactgtttaatataaagagacactttgtaatttttaattttattttgaaattttagtaaaagtgaaattaaaagaaaaccctacctagcacggaaaatttttaaaccacgtaccttttatcaAAGTGTTGATCCGGATAATCGAATGTTATTTAAatattgttgttggatgtttccaaaaggtaccaccaaaaatgtatcagttgttgttgtttcgaATATAAAATCGCTGGTATCACCAAGAAAATTGTATCACCATGGACAATTGctgatatttgttgttgaaatttttggtttttcctgtGTATTCTCACGAGTTTGGTATGCTTCCTTGCTTTAatgcctagagagttgagtggactgtaattgtgtgactggttctctttaccggcgcggtaaggaccatgaacaaaaaaaaaaaaaaacctgtatGCTTCATAAAGTGATTGCCTATCTGATGCAGACAGGGCATAGTATCATACTGATGACTTTATAGTTTCCATCTTCAGCTGAATACTTCGAAAAATTAGCAATGATTGGTTGAGGACAGTTTGTTTTTACTCTAATTATAACGAACACTGATAGTTATCTTTCTTggtgctttttttaatagattttgttgtttgttaaaaaatttttaatttttttttgaccgCCGAAATATTTTGGATATTTTCCAAAATGAGTGCCTACATATAACAGCAACAAACTCATTTTGGATTAATAATTATGATTACTACTATAAAACAAAGAAATGAACATCCTACCACAAAAGGAAAAGCAACTTCATGCTGTAATATACCTGATTTTTTGGCATGCGCCATCTGCAACATTGGCGATTTCGCCAATTCTGGTGGATAAATCTCTTCTACCTTGCGGCGACAAAGGGACGCGTTATGCCAAGAAGTTGTAGATGTCTTCTGAATATTCTGCGCGAAGATAACGACCCAAATCATCCACTGCCAAATAAAGGGTCTCCCTATCGGTGTCAGGATCGCTAgaggaaagaaatgaaaaaattcattAATAAAATCACGTTTTACTCTCAACTCTTTAGGCAAACTGGTAAATAGCATTCCGGTGCATTTAAGCATGTCAATTCCATTTCAAAGCCATATGCAGCAGCCTCTTGTATTGGTGTTGGACATGTATGGACTGAATTTTGATGTACCATTTGTACACTTATAACAAGTACAGCTGCTCCATATGCCTGCGGAAGCAGACACTTGACTTACCGGTTTTTGGGGTGCTTGAAGCGGTCCACTAGACTAATCTGTCCCACCACATCACCAGCCAGGTCCACTGAACGTACAAGGTCATGGAAGTCATTACAAGCAAACCAGTATCGACTTCTACACCCGTTGGTAACCAAAATGAAAGACCATTCGTACACTGCGGATAACCTGAGACAGATTTGCACTTGGGTAGATTGTGCAGATTTGTTCActgaattgatttaaaaaaccacTAGCATTAGACCAGAACAATCGTATGTCAGGTATATCGAGCACTGATACCACTACCACCACCCCCCAAGATCATAATCATCAATTACCGCACTATTTTCCACACCATAAATAGCTAGTGGGTTTGTATCTGTGACCACTGCTTTGGGGTTGTATAGTTTATTTGCGCTTAGCGTAGCATAACTGACACGTTTACGTTGTGCTTGTGCCAACTCTTTATCACGCTTTGAGTAAAACAATTTGCGTTTAAACTCAGCTAAAGTTTCCACTGTAGGTTCGGCACCATTCAAATTGGCAATACTAAATGCCCACCATTGCTCAACAAATTCAACAGCGTCACCAATGCGATAACTAACACACAGCTCTAAAGATTTCGTGATAACATCTTCGGTAACTTCGACACCCATTTCCTCAATTTGTGCTTTTAATTCTACACACCTAACAAAGAAATCTGAATATAAATGTCCACAATGTAAAACTGTTTTTACAGTCTATCAACTTTTAATATACACACTCGTACACATACTGGAGAGAGGCCATACAGTTGTTCTTTGTGCAATCACTCATTTGCAGTGAAAGAGGTGTTAAATCGGCATATGAAACATCATACAGGTGAACGGCCACATCGTTGTATGGAGTGCAATAAAGTTTCATACAAGCACTTCAATTACGTACTCATGCGACGACTCATATTTTACCATTCGAATGTTCAGaatgcaatgaaaaaaaaaaaaaaaactcagcttGAAAAGCACCAAATCCTGTATGAAAGCCAATTGTGCTCAAAGCAAAGCTGAAACGTTGCCCAACTTCCCCCAGAATATAAATAATAGAACAAGAGGTGTCAAACACAAACCAGTAAAAACATCAGACACAAAACGTAGTGGACGCTTTTCTGGTGGACGGAACATGTGCTCTATTTGTGGGAGTGGGCTGCTGATTACCAGCTTTTTAGGAGAAACTGCTGATTCGTGTGCAAATTTGAGCTGAATATTGGCTACGTGCCATTGGAATGAATTCGAAATCGATGCATCGCCGACAACTAAATAAAGCTTATATTTCCCAGATTTATAGCCAAATTCGGCACCATGTGCACCTACATCCATATCAAACTTGTAAGCTTTATTGCTCTTGTTCAGCAACAAATATTATTTCTTCTTTGTGTCAGCTTTTGATAGGCGTACGAATGCTTGATGGACTGTAATAACTTTTGTTGTACTTTCGTCAATTAGTATTGATTTCACTAATAATTTTGTGTGGTGTCTGCCTTCAGAACACTCTGCTTTTAACAGCCGAACTTGCGTCCGAATCCGCTACACCTATTTCTAAGGAATGTACTTTTGCTCTGCCAAGCACTTTGAATTTCAAAGTCTGTGTATACGTGTTATCTGCATTGATTTCTGCCAGATATACCTGCAAATAAGagagaaagaaaaattaattaaggaAAAAGACTACAACTTCTAGCCTccatactcaccaccgcgtgttttttaattcaatgattttttttcattcaggaaatggaaaaaaaattgtaacaaatgtcaaatgtctacacttttcCTTTGACAGTCATGCACAACAACACCGACATTAGGGCTCATGCACAATCATCTCGCACACTACACGTCACGTACTACATGCCGCACTACACATCTCGCACACTACACGTCACGTACTACATGCCGCcctacacgtcacgcactacacgtcacgcattaCAAGCCGCACGACATATCAagcacaacacgccacacatgtcgcgtattacatatctcgaccaatcattcatttggtcgagatttaaaatacttaattccacgaatttcaacattatcgacaatacacgtcgaaaataatgttgaatggtggaagtgcaactctgtaataccttttcagtcAGGTGtctaaccgttccgtgtggtggcaggccacttgttgtgaaaacaaagttcaccacaaaccaaaaaataaatctttaggactacttcggcgacatctaccgacataaaataaattataaaatccctacaaaaatttggtcacaaaacctaatcacgcccacgcaagtgtgactaggaatataacctatgacctggtaaaatgactagtcaaatgacgtggagtgacgagagcgtttttgcagggatgtactagaggcgctaaagcaccagccacatcgtatggttgcgtgctaaatccgttttttcttcgcATTTATTTATGgcccttaatttttatttcaataaaatgttttttttttctcttgcgaaaatatatgagagataatatttttttggcttacgccacccaaacaacattccgccaacctcaatttgggcatgatcaatgatatcaacattctttcagatcatgacccgctacgaaactctattggccaagtcagaggggggCGCCAGGCGCTTCGACGTCGCCTGCCAGCTCTGCGGTAGAAACCATAGTATGAGGCTCTGCGCTGAGTACAGAAGCAAGTCGCCCGAAGAAAGGTTACGGGCTGTCCTACTACATAAATACTGCCCCAATTGTTTGTCGCCGTTTCATCGCGTTGACAACTGCAAAAGTAAATATCGATGCAAAAGGTGTAACGAGAAGCACCATACTACGCTTCACCTCGAGGACCAACGTCCTGCACGCGCAGAAACCATGGTCGTCGGCGACGACAGCCAATCGGACGACGAGTTGTCGATCCACTTATCGGGACCAACTAAGTCTTGGGCCCAACAAGTCGAGGAGGCAGAGATGGAAGAAGAAATGGCTAGAGCCGAACAAAACCCCTCAACCAGCAATCTTGGGACGCGTAGTTTTCGGCCGCTGCTACAGCATGAACGGAAGGCGGAAAAGTTCAAGAAAGAACGACAAGAACAAGACAGTTGGCGGCAGCAGGACACCGAACTCCATACCACATCATCGAAGGGAAACGCTGCCCATGGTCGGCCCAGAGCAGCTAAACGCGTAACGAGGCAAAATCGAAACAAAACCGCGCCATATCAAAGTCACGCGAGCAAAGTCGACAGTAGACGAGCGCTATTACAAGCCGTACCAGCCGGCTTCCGAACGGGACGCCTATCCCAGACAACGACCCCATCACCCATCATGCGACCATTTGTGCCCATCGCACCGACTGCCGTCGTACGGATCGAATCGCGGGGCCACTTGCATTTGGTTCGAGCTAtagtcgatccctgcgccacaagTACAattgtcgatgcagagctggtgcgCGACCTACAGTTAGAGCGTCAAGGATCAGGGCAATGCACAATAATCCTTCGCGGGAAATTCGGGTCATCCACACACTTGACCACTCAAGCCAGCATTGTTGCaagccactatcggttgagtccgccatcaaATGTAGATCCAAAGATTGCCGCTCCATTCCAATTCATGCGGCTGGCCGACCCacagttctaccgctcatcgccaattcggcttacactcggcgcagatatatacgccgaaatgatggtgagcggaacgccagcaacaacagttggcggtctcctgacccaaccgaccatattcgggttggtagtctcaggagcctgccaaaaataggagtttTTCCTAATAataagtaattacagcacggaatttaaaaccacgtacgtatatctaataacttcttttctttttccacaggagagcgaaacgtgaggtcaaccatctggcgtgcagtgcttgcagtccgcatctgcactgccttctttcattagcgccttactggacgtgcgatcgcgTGGCATCCCTttctttttaatgttttctttgttgcttacggcaagggggccggtatgtttaggccacaggcctaaatatatctcccccccctcgtaacataattttcttcgtttactaccacccacatatgcttgtgattacTAATACACACAgccatgtgtgagtggtagtacgcatgtatcttagatttttaccgctgtgagcccgcggtatagcaactttgttgccgggaaacccaacgaaggagctgtatctcgggttcatcggctcatgtcgcaaagaggctcgtcctcttttgatccagcagccagcaaaggtacacgtaatcacACGTCCACGTAAGTGCAAATTTtcataattattattacatatatcattttccacaacatttgttaaaccctttcttaacacttgttgtatttatataaataaaagcactttgtgaattctttttattaatacgaaatccttttggtgtttttattttcttcctttttttcgccttaactattatttaacaaatacgtgggtgcgcgccgttgccaccacgcatttgttcaacGGGTagaatttgtataaaatcggCACAAAAAAGTGTTGTTTTCCCAGCAAACAGCTTGCATTTATCATTTTCATCGGAACACAAATCACGCAGTAGTCTATctatagctttcaaaattaaaagtgggcacatggaaatttcgtcaattattaTCAGCGCAGCTGAATTTATATATCTTCCTTGAGCACTGTTTGGGGTGAATTTCGGTACAGAATTTTCGACAACAGGAATGTGTAATTTAAAACATTGTGCACTGTTCTTGCATGGAAGATTAAGTGAATTCAACCTGTGAATTAAAGCAGTTTGCATAAAAGTTTTACCGCAACCTGCATGAGCAGTAACGCAGAACACATTAGAACCAGTCTCATGAGACTGTATTTCCTCGATAACGCGGTATATTATTGTACGTTGCTCGTTGTTTGCTCGTGAGTAATAGTCTTCAAATAAAATTAGCTCATTTTCAGGTTGAGGAACATCTGTACTTGTTACAGCAGGATTTGCTGTGGGCACTGGCAATCAAAGGCTGTGACATGTCACGTTATGACTAAGTAGCACATCTTCGATTTCTAATAGTGCACGATTAAATGACaatgtttcatcgctttctctCAGGAAATcttcagaaagtgaatttttaaactcATTCCACAGCGCCAAAGCATTTGCTGGAACTTTTAGCGCACATACCACAGCAAATAAGTGACGCATTTGTTTAGGAGAATGAAATTGTCGCGCTTCTTCAAAGCACTCGCGCcattcatcatcatcattcatcattTGAGGCGATTCCCCTAGCACGACACGCTTCCACAAATGTATTATATATACTCCCATTATATGTTCGAACGTCCATAAACGATTTTGGCCCAGTTACATGTAAAAGGAGCAAACGTAAATGGAAGAGTTCAATATCCTTCGGCGACACTACATACATGCGAGCAATAGTTTTATCACCGCCTCGCTGgttttttttccatttcttggtTTTATCTTCCCAGGTATAATGCAAtgaaatttctaaatatttatatgaatttgccgaaggatcttcaatattcaaatgaaaaaatgccaacaaCCTGGTTTTTCTCAAGTTCTGAACAGCTCGTTGTGCCTGACCATTAGTAAACACAACGTTTTGTCTTTGCGGTAAGTGAACGTCAAGTCGCGTTACTGAATGGGACTGACAGTGCATAGGGAATTGGAAAATTCGCCAAGCCGCTTCAGTGGAACCAACGTAACgtccattcaaaaagttttgaatctcGTCACAATTGTCTACTTCACCAGCATTAACGTGTTCAGTAGCTAACCTGACAGTTGCACTGTCATatcctttatatacatatttataaatgtatttcaCACTTTTAACCGTTGAGCAAACCTCAACAATAATGTGGCAATTAAATTTGGCAAGCAAATATGGAATATATATGGTACAACATAACGGTTATCAAGAGACGCACCACGAGTATCAACACTAACACCATTACGACGTCTTCTATACATTCGAAACCCATTCACCTCTGCTCGTGTGGACTCGCAAAAATGTTTGGGAAAACTCTTGGAACAATTACCATTTCTCATGCAAACTGCGTTAACATTCAAAGCACCACATGGCCCATGCATCATATGTTTCGAAACGTATTCATGCAATTTTGGGTTTATttcaatgtcaggaatttccGCACATACGGCTTTGTCTATATCACTAACACCTTCAAGTTTATCCCTTTCATCTAATGTTAGCAATATGTGCGCATGAGGCAAACTTctcttttgaaattctattgtATAAATATAAGCAGCAACAGTACCAACAACTTTTTTGTAGTTATTGTGCTTATTAAATCATTTAGTTTCGCACTGAACACGCGCactataatttctgggcgataatTTGGTGTTTCATTGAAATCAACACTCCTGGTAATTTCTGGCCAATTTGGAATGCATGTCATTGTAATAAACAGAGCTGGTTTGACGGACTATATTCATAGCGCCCAAATAGTTTTGGTACATGTTTCTGGGAGAGCCGGTGAATGAAGATGGCAGAATAGTTcttcttccaatattttcatGTCCATTACTATGAGGATTTGTGATCAGATAATCTGTTATGTTATACAAAACATCACACCTCAGGTTTTCTTGATTGAGTCTTAAAAAGTTAAGTCCTGTTCCCTTAACTcgaacatacatatctacaatccACTGTAGATAAAGCTTTTTAGAATGATGTAGAAGACTGAATTCGTCTCTGATCGCAAGTCGAAATGACGCGAACTCAAGCATAGCAGTTTTAATTCTAGCTCGACTTGAAGTAGACGTACTTCGTCTGCTATGCAATATATCAGGATGCCATCCCGCGTTTCCATTGGGAAATAGTAGTGGATAGGCCAGCGGATCCAAAGATGAATCTAAAACGGAAATATTCTTTACCGTACCACTCCTTTTATAAAATGATACCATCCTTCTCTCAAATGGAGGTTCACCATCTGTTGTACTAAATATCACGGCAACATCTGTTGCAAGAGCATCATTCAATCTACCCATCTCTATATTCGGCATCTCACGATTAACCGTAATGAGCAAACACATTtccttatatatattttcgtgtCTACTATAGTGTTCTTTCATGGAAATAAAAGACCGAACAAAAGGGTTAACTTGATTCAATTGGGCAGATATTTCTGTCATCAAGCCTCTATCGCATAATGCATTTGATGGTTCTCTCAAATGTATTTGCGGTATCAACATCATAGAAATATAACTGACCTATCATTTTGCTCATGCGTTAAAGGGCCAGCTCTATGATAAAAGATATTgcgaattttaaaataataagacCTTGCGTAACATTCTCTGCTATTTCCCCTTCAGAACTAACCATCGCAAAAGATGAATTGAAACTACgtatattttcaaagtaatttGTTGATCTCCGCTTTAAAACCAGGTTATTGGAGCGTAAACCctcatataaattattgaaaaactgATTTTGTGTTAACGGTGCCAAATTACTTTTCCCTTTTGACAACACAACGAAAAGGAGTTTCTGTTTCTTGCAGTAATTCTTTCTCGAAATGCATTGCGTTACAATGCTCACAACGTAAATCCATATTTACCATATCAAAGCTAATAAAATTAGGAGGTACATCGTTCAAAGCACCCTTAAAACTATCAACCAATGCGAGAGATGTGTTAACATTAGGACGTCTCTCCCTATTACTATCCCTGCCTCTTCTTCTTGTAAGTCGTGGCATTATATATGActgaaaataaattaagaaacaaaattaatttcaaaatgcccatgaaaatatttcagaaatgatCATGAAAATAATTTCACATAATCCGGTAATAATTGTCGAAAAACACAGTTCTGCAAAGGTAGTGAAAATTTTTACATGCTTCAGTTTTTAGTAATGCATTTATGAAAAATTCCTTTCTTGGTAATGCATTCAAGTTATTTGAAAacataataataaacattttctaAGGCCTTTTTATTTGCCCTAGGATACGAACCTGGGATGTTGTTCctgtaacaataaaaattatctGCCGAAGGTAGGCCTTTACCGAATACGAATCTGGTACGATCCGATACTTGCACCTTCTGGTATTAGGCAGGCGGGAACGAATTTTGGCCCCTTGAACCTAcgggtctgtggattttagtagcctcttacgacaggcatgcctgccgCGGGAATTTTCTGAGCCCCTTAACCCTCAGGGGGACGAACCTGGTATCTTCGGCCagggttgttgttgtaacaacaaAACTTACTCCCGACATATTACGGGAGTTTTACGGATATGGGTAatcctttgccgaatatgaaTCCGGTACTTGCTCCTTTTGGTATTAGCCAGGCGGGAACGAATTTTTACCCCTTGATCCTCCGCGAAGGTTTAGGAGAGTTTTACGGATATGGGCAGGTCTTTTTCGAATACGAATCCGCTACGCTCTGGTACTTGCACCCTCTGGTATTAGCCCACTGGGAGTGGGAGCAGATATGGGCAGGTCTTTTTCGAATACGAATACGGTACACTCTAGTACTTGCACCTTCTGGTATTAGCCCACTGGGAATGGGAGTGGGGGTGATAGTGAGTGGGAATAATTGTAGAAGTAGGGGTGGGAGTTAGGAATAGAAGAAGGAATAGGAGACATAAAGGAGGGGTGGGGCAGTAGTGGGAGCGCCCACATATGtactaatattttaaataaaaacaaatttaaaaaatgcatgtgtataTAGATATAATGAAAATgcaatttatgtatgtaggtataaaccgGGTTGCATCCTAACCGTTTTACCGGTAGTTAGAGTAGGACTAGGAATGGAAGTGGGGATAAAGAAAGGGGTGGCGGCAGTAGTTGGAGCGCCCATATAAACGTTCTAACCGATCATAAAGTGGGAGTGTGAAAAG
The DNA window shown above is from Eurosta solidaginis isolate ZX-2024a chromosome 2, ASM4086904v1, whole genome shotgun sequence and carries:
- the LOC137240970 gene encoding DNA polymerase alpha subunit B-like — encoded protein: MCTNFFVRCVELKAQIEEMGVEVTEDVITKSLELCVSYRIGDAVEFVEQWWAFSIANLNGAEPTVETLAEFKRKLFYSKRDKELAQAQRKRVSYATLSANKLYNPKAVVTDTNPLAIYGVENSAVIDDYDLGGWW
- the LOC137240968 gene encoding uncharacterized protein isoform X1 — protein: MISTFFQIMTRYETLLAKSEGGARRFDVACQLCGRNHSMRLCAEYRSKSPEERLRAVLLHKYCPNCLSPFHRVDNCKSKYRCKRCNEKHHTTLHLEDQRPARAETMVVGDDSQSDDELSIHLSGPTKSWAQQVEEAEMEEEMARAEQNPSTSNLGTRSFRPLLQHERKAEKFKKERQEQDSWRQQDTELHTTSSKGNAAHGRPRAAKRVTRQNRNKTAPYQSHASKVDSRRALLQAVPAGFRTGRLSQTTTPSPIMRPFVPIAPTAVVRIESRGHLHLVRAIVDPCATSTIVDAELVRDLQLERQGSGQCTIILRGKFGSSTHLTTQASIVASHYRLSPPSNVDPKIAAPFQFMRLADPQFYRSSPIRLTLGADIYAEMMVSGTPATTVGGLLTQPTIFGLVVSGACQK
- the LOC137240968 gene encoding uncharacterized protein isoform X4, which translates into the protein MISTFFQIMTRYETLLAKSEGGARRFDVACQLCGRNHSMRLCAEYRSKSPEERLRAVLLHKYCPNCLSPFHRVDNCKSKYRCKRCNEKHHTTLHLEDQRPARAETMVVGDDSQSDDELSIHLSGPTKSWAQQVEEAEMEEEMARAEQNPSTSNLGTRSFRPLLQHERKAEKFKKERQEQDSWRQQDTELHTTSSKGNAAHGRPRAAKRVTRQNRNKTAPYQSHASKVDSRRALLQAVPAGFRTGRLSQTTTPSPIMRPFVPIAPTAVVRIESRGHLHLVRAIVDPCATSTIVDAELVRDLQLERQGSGQCTIILRGKFGSSTHLTTQASIVASHYRLSPPSNVDPKIAAPFQFMRLADPQFYRSSPIRLTLGADIYAEMMESET
- the LOC137240968 gene encoding uncharacterized protein isoform X2; translation: MVQSWIMTRYETLLAKSEGGARRFDVACQLCGRNHSMRLCAEYRSKSPEERLRAVLLHKYCPNCLSPFHRVDNCKSKYRCKRCNEKHHTTLHLEDQRPARAETMVVGDDSQSDDELSIHLSGPTKSWAQQVEEAEMEEEMARAEQNPSTSNLGTRSFRPLLQHERKAEKFKKERQEQDSWRQQDTELHTTSSKGNAAHGRPRAAKRVTRQNRNKTAPYQSHASKVDSRRALLQAVPAGFRTGRLSQTTTPSPIMRPFVPIAPTAVVRIESRGHLHLVRAIVDPCATSTIVDAELVRDLQLERQGSGQCTIILRGKFGSSTHLTTQASIVASHYRLSPPSNVDPKIAAPFQFMRLADPQFYRSSPIRLTLGADIYAEMMVSGTPATTVGGLLTQPTIFGLVVSGACQK
- the LOC137240968 gene encoding uncharacterized protein isoform X3 — translated: MTRYETLLAKSEGGARRFDVACQLCGRNHSMRLCAEYRSKSPEERLRAVLLHKYCPNCLSPFHRVDNCKSKYRCKRCNEKHHTTLHLEDQRPARAETMVVGDDSQSDDELSIHLSGPTKSWAQQVEEAEMEEEMARAEQNPSTSNLGTRSFRPLLQHERKAEKFKKERQEQDSWRQQDTELHTTSSKGNAAHGRPRAAKRVTRQNRNKTAPYQSHASKVDSRRALLQAVPAGFRTGRLSQTTTPSPIMRPFVPIAPTAVVRIESRGHLHLVRAIVDPCATSTIVDAELVRDLQLERQGSGQCTIILRGKFGSSTHLTTQASIVASHYRLSPPSNVDPKIAAPFQFMRLADPQFYRSSPIRLTLGADIYAEMMVSGTPATTVGGLLTQPTIFGLVVSGACQK